One genomic segment of Drosophila melanogaster chromosome 3L includes these proteins:
- the CG40228 gene encoding uncharacterized protein, isoform F yields MGRRKSKRKPPPKRKNIEPLDQQFNCPFCNHEKSWIKAEIQRK; encoded by the exons ATGGGGAGAAGGAAGTCTAAAAGAAAACCGCCTCCGAAGAGAAAGAATATTGAACCCCTTGATCAACAATTTAATTGTCCATTTTGCAACCATGAAAAATCGT GGATAAAAGCAGAAATACAGCGAAAATAA
- the CG40228 gene encoding uncharacterized protein, isoform E, protein MGRRKSKRKPPPKRKNIEPLDQQFNCPFCNHEKSDKSRNTAKITCRVCLEDFQTGINFLSEPIDVYNDWVDACETAN, encoded by the exons ATGGGGAGAAGGAAGTCTAAAAGAAAACCGCCTCCGAAGAGAAAGAATATTGAACCCCTTGATCAACAATTTAATTGTCCATTTTGCAACCATGAAAAATC GGATAAAAGCAGAAATACAGCGAAAATAACTTGTAGGGTGTGCTTGGAGGATTTTCAAACGGGAATTAACTTCCTTTCAGAACCTATCGATGTTTACAATGATTGGGTAGATGCCTGTGAAACAGCAAATTAA
- the CG40228 gene encoding uncharacterized protein, isoform C: protein MGRRKSKRKPPPKRKNIEPLDQQFNCPFCNHEKSCEVKMDKSRNTAKITCRVCLEDFQTGINFLSEPIDVYNDWVDACETAN, encoded by the exons ATGGGGAGAAGGAAGTCTAAAAGAAAACCGCCTCCGAAGAGAAAGAATATTGAACCCCTTGATCAACAATTTAATTGTCCATTTTGCAACCATGAAAAATCGTGTGAGGTTAAAAT GGATAAAAGCAGAAATACAGCGAAAATAACTTGTAGGGTGTGCTTGGAGGATTTTCAAACGGGAATTAACTTCCTTTCAGAACCTATCGATGTTTACAATGATTGGGTAGATGCCTGTGAAACAGCAAATTAA